GCCCGCCCGGTGAGAGTGCCTGGCAATGGGTGGTCGTCGCGCCCCTGATGCTCTGCGGGTCGATCCTGGCTTTCGGGCACTGGCGGGAGATCTCCGGAGCGGACAGGTTCCTCGGCGGCGGGGCCGGCGACAGCCACGGCTCCGCGCGCTTCGCCGGGACGCGCGAGCTGCGGAAACTCGAACGCGCGGACGGGCTGCTGATCGGACGCAGCCAGCGCGGCCGTCTCCTGCGCTACGACGGACCGGCCCACCTGCTGACCCTCGCCCCCACCCGCGCCGGCAAGGGCGTCGGCACGGTGATCCCCAACCTGCTCGCCGTGGACCGCTCGGTGCTGGTGATCGACCCCAAGGGCGAGAACGCCCGGATCACCGGCACGGCCCGCGAGCGCTTCGGGACCGTCCACGTCCTCGATCCCTTCGGAGTCTCCGGCAGGCCTTCCGCCGCCTACAACCCGCTCGACCGCCTCTCGGCCGACAGCCCCGATATCGGCGAGGATGCCGCCTCGCTGGCGGAGGCTCTGGTCGTGGACCCGCCCGGCCAGTCCGGGGACGCGCACTGGAACGAGGAGGCGAAGGCCCTCCTCGGCGGGCTGATCATGTTCTGCGTGGCCCACGAGGAGCCGGAGCGCCGCACGCTCGCCTCCGTGCGGGAGTACCTGACCCTGCCCCCGGACCGGCTCTCCGCGCTCATGGCGCTGATGCAGGACAGCGATGCGGCGGAGGGACTGGTGGCCCGCGCGGCGAACCGCTTCGCCGGCAAGGCGGACCGGGAAGCGGCCTCGGTGCTGTCGAACGCGCAGCGGCACACCCATTTCCTCGACAGCCCCCGGATCGTGAAGGTCATGGCGCGCTCCGACTTCACCTTCGCGGAGCTGCGCCACCGCACGACCTCGGTCTTCCTCGTGCTGCCGCCCAACCGGCTGGACGCCTATAGCCGTTGGCTGCGCCTGCTGGTCGCGCAGGGGCTTCAGGACATCGCCCGGGACGCCGAGCGGCCTCCTGAGCCCCGCAGCGGCGCTGAGACGCCCGGAGAGCGCCCCTCGGGGCCGGCGCTGTTCCTGCTGGATGAGTTTGCCGCCCTGGGCCGTCTCGAGGCGGTGGAGCGCGCCATGGGGTTGATGGCCGGCTACGGGCTCCAGCTCTGGCCGATCTTGCAGGACATGAGCCAACTGCGGGACCTCTACGGCGCGCGCGCCTCGACCTTCGTGGCCAATGCCGGCGTGCAGCAGGTGTTCGGGGTAAACGACTTCGAGACGGCGAAGTGGCTGAGCCAGTCCATGGGGCAGGAAACCATCGGCTACCGCACCGAAAGCCGCCGGCCGGGCGATCTGCCGACCACTGGAACCAGCCTCACCGGGCGCGA
The sequence above is a segment of the Paracoccus sediminicola genome. Coding sequences within it:
- a CDS encoding type IV secretory system conjugative DNA transfer family protein, producing the protein MRTVGAILGGFARLVAGLVVAPFLLGWLALWLVLGAGIGALVATPFVFAIFDGPPGESAWQWVVVAPLMLCGSILAFGHWREISGADRFLGGGAGDSHGSARFAGTRELRKLERADGLLIGRSQRGRLLRYDGPAHLLTLAPTRAGKGVGTVIPNLLAVDRSVLVIDPKGENARITGTARERFGTVHVLDPFGVSGRPSAAYNPLDRLSADSPDIGEDAASLAEALVVDPPGQSGDAHWNEEAKALLGGLIMFCVAHEEPERRTLASVREYLTLPPDRLSALMALMQDSDAAEGLVARAANRFAGKADREAASVLSNAQRHTHFLDSPRIVKVMARSDFTFAELRHRTTSVFLVLPPNRLDAYSRWLRLLVAQGLQDIARDAERPPEPRSGAETPGERPSGPALFLLDEFAALGRLEAVERAMGLMAGYGLQLWPILQDMSQLRDLYGARASTFVANAGVQQVFGVNDFETAKWLSQSMGQETIGYRTESRRPGDLPTTGTSLTGRDLLTPDEIMQLPSECQLLRLQGQPPAIARKLRYYADLEFAGLFTPEAR